The following are encoded in a window of Gymnogyps californianus isolate 813 chromosome 21, ASM1813914v2, whole genome shotgun sequence genomic DNA:
- the WRAP73 gene encoding WD repeat-containing protein WRAP73 yields MNFSELFKLSGLLGRFSPDGKCLASCVQYRLVVRDVKTLQILQLYTCLDQIQYIEWSSDSLFILCAMYKRGIVQVWSLEQPDWHCKIDEGSAGLVASCWSPDGRHILNTTEFHLRITVWSLCTKSVSYIKYPKACQQGIAFTKDGRYMAVAERRDCKDFISIFVCSDWQLLRHFDTETQDLFGIEWAPNGCVLAVWDTCLEYKILLYSLDGRLLSTYRAYEWSLGIKSIAWSPSSQFLAIGSYDEKVRILNHVTWKKITEFEHPATIASTKTIVYKEVEKSPSVETERLSFPPTRALASSLFSTQSKYDISQVPVPLQYIKPVADRANPKMGIGMLAFSPDNCFLATKNDNIPNAVWIWDIQKLKLFVVLEQLCAIQSFQWDPRQPRLAVCTGNSKVYLWSPAGCVSVQVPTEGDFQIVSLSWHSSGDSMALLSKDNFCVCYLEREEVK; encoded by the exons ATGAACTTCTCAGAGCTGTTCAAGCTCTCCGGCCTGCTCGGCAGGTTCTCCCCCGACGGCAAGTGCTTG GCTTCGTGCGTGCAGTACCGTTTGGTGGTTCGGGATGTGAAAACCCTCCAGATCCTCCAGCTGTACACTTGCCTGGATCAGATCCAGTATATAGAATGGTCGTCTGATTCTCTGTTCATATTATGCGCCATGTACAAGCGTGGGATTGTTCAG GTCTGGTCCTTGGAGCAGCCAGACTGGCACTGTAAGATAGACGAGGGGTCAGCAGGATTGGTGGCTTCATGCTGGAGTCCGGATGGTCGTCACATTCTCAATACAACCGAGTTCCAT CTGCGGATAACTGTGTGGTCCTTGTGTACGAAATCTGTATCCTACATCAAGTATCCCAAAGCTTGTCAGCAGG GGATAGCTTTCACTAAGGACGGCCGCTATATGGCAGTAGCAGAAAGACGTGACTGCAAAGACTTCATTAGCATCTTTGTATGCAGCGACTGGCAGCTGCTGAGA CATTTTGACACTGAAACGCAAGATCTGTTTGGGATTGAATGGGCTCCTAACGGCTGTGTTCTGGCAGTGTGGGATACGTGTCTGGAG TATAAAATACTGCTGTACTCCCTCGATGGCAGACTGCTATCCACGTATCGGGCTTACGAATGGTCGCTAGGCATAAAATCAATCGCCTGGAGTCCCAGCAGTCAATTTTTGGCAATTGGCAGCTATGACGAAAAG GTGCGTATCTTGAACCATGTAACTTGGAAGAAGATCACAGAGTTTGAGCATCCAGCGACCATTGCTAGCACCAAGACT ATTGTGTATAAAGAAGTGGAGAAATCCCCATCTGTTGAAACAGAGAGACTTTCTTTCCCTCCAACAAGAGCATTGGCTAGTTCTCTCTTCAGCACACAAAGTAAAT ATGACATTTCCCAGGTGCCAGTTCCTTTACAGTATATCAAACCTGTTGCTGACAGGGCAAATCCCAAAATGGGAATTGGGATGTTGGCATTCAGTCCGGATAACTGTTTCCTGGCAACCAAAAATG ATAACATTCCTAACGCGGTCTGGATCTGGGACATTCAAAAGCTGAAACTGTTTGTAGTCTTAGAGCAGCTGTGTGCGATCCAGTCTTTCCAGTGGGATCCACGGCAGCCTCGACTTGCTGTATGTACAGGAAATAGCAAAGTCTACTTATGGTCCCCGGCTGGCTGTGTGTCAGTGCAGGTTCCAACGGAAG GTGACTTCCAGATCGTGTCTCTCTCCTGGCATTCTAGCGGAGACTCCATGGCGCTTCTGAGTAAGGACaacttttgtgtgtgttactTAGAAAGAGAAGAGGTAAAATAA